The Microcaecilia unicolor chromosome 3, aMicUni1.1, whole genome shotgun sequence nucleotide sequence AGCAGAAATCCTGGAttggccaaaatgtctccctcctggaatgggtaacttgacagctgtTCATATATGCCTTCTACTGGTAACTCATATAAGTGGCAGGTGGCTACACAGGCTCAGGGCCTCTGGAAAAGTACTCCTGGATCAGCTGGCAGCTCACTGCATTTCCCCTGGTTACATCCGATCCTCTGTCCAAGGGGGTTATGTTGACTTCTGGAGGGACTACAATCTCGATCGCAAGGTGATGCTTCAGTGCGTTGTTATGAAGCATGCAGCATACAGTCACTATATCCGCCACCTTGTCAGGGGAATATTGCAGGGATCCACCAGAAATGTGCAAGCAGCGAAACCTGCTCTTTAGCACCCCAAAAGTACGTTCAATAGTACATCTAGTCGAGATGTGTGACTCATTGTAGCGCTTCTCTGCCTCCGACCGGGGCGTTGCGAGCGGGGTCAGTAGCCATGTTTTAGATCCATATCCGGCATCCCCTGCAGGAACACAACAATACATTGTTATCAgtcaccatatgtctggatttacacgGACATGTCCTGTTTTTGAGGGCATCTCCAGGCAACCAGGCGGCCTATGCCATATTACGAGccacccctccccttacttactagtgccctggtggtcttgtgacctcttccgccttcccaccatggcactagtaagtaaggggaggggatgcTAGCTATTGCCACTTTTGAAACGGGTGtcatatgcatatcctcccaaaCCACTGCCACACCTGTTTGAAAACTGGAAAATACTCACCAAGAAGCCACCCTTTCCGAAATTGCCCTTCTGCAAACTTCTTTCCCAGCGCACTGTTAAACAAGATGTAAGAGTTATGGTAGCTCCCTGGATAACGTGACACAACATCCAGGATCCTAAGGTTTGCATCGCACACCGCTTGCACATTCAGCGAGTACCCCATTTTGCGGTTACGGAACTGCATTTCTTGATCTACAGGCGGGGTGaaggcaacatgtgtgcagtcaatagcCCCCAGGACATTGGGCATGCGAGCAATCTTGTGGAAGTCCCGCTTTATCCTCCTCTGCTCCTCTTCCCCTGTAGGAAATGAAATGTGCTTGTGATCacatgtttttagtgcgtgcagaACCTGAAACATAGAGCAAAGGGGTGTATTTGGTCATGCACTTTTTATACAGTACAGATATGAGAAGGGGGTGTAACAAAGGTGGAGGAGGGCGGAGACGTGGAGGAGCGCAGAGATGGGGAGAGGGGCTTGCAAAATTCAGAGTAGTACCTGGGTTAAATGTCTTGAAACAGTTGACTGGTCCACGCCGCTGttaccccccccaaaacctgctGGAATGTCCCTGTGGCAAAGAACTGCAGAACAATCAGCAGCTGTACCAGGCCAGGTACTGCATGAGATCTTGCAGTGGTTGGGTCAATATCATCTCGTATTTCATGGTACAGCTCATATATAGCAGTTCTGGATAAGCGGTAGTCATCTACAATTTTCCTGTCAGACATGTCATCCAAACCACCCGTGGACGAAACACATGTGGGCGGGGGAGGCGGCGAGGGTGAACGTGGGCAGGCTCTTCATGAATGGGTCGCCTAGCCTCCTGTTCCTGCCTGGCAGCATGTTGGCTGCCAGCAAAAAAGACCAACTGTGCCATGAGAAATCCACCAGCCCTTTCCTTGTTGTAGCAATACACGTGCAAGACAAACGTGATGAGCGGTGCTTGTTAAGGACGCACAATATGCACATCATATATAcattgtgataagtatgaggctgtcctatccgggctaggccactagagggcgctagtaggagaataggtggaggtcgctaggaccggtgAGAGCTCggggatgtccacaggtgtaggaggttatgggctgggtcctgtgtagctaattaactactttataccccacctgagttgtgaaaggaagagaagtgagctggcagcagaagaagagagatcccctGAAAGagactggctaaccctatggacttgtggtggacggtgtgtccaaaggagatcagcaggctgaaaatcctggggtaagaagtccctaaagcattagtgtttgactgtgtgtcctcagtacttacaggaactgtgtgttcagtgaaaggactgtgtgtccaaagaagaaaggactgtgtgtccagaactgtgtgttcaaagagggggctgtgtgtccaaagaagaaaggactatgtgtccagaactgtgtgttcaaagaggggactgtgtgtccaggactgtgtgtccaaagaagaaagaactgtgtgtccaaagtactgagagaagcaggctgcaaagcctggggttgagagtccccaaagtattggtgtagtactgagcccatgtatctgtgtggggaggctcagtgtgaagatctatgaaagcctaaagtattaagctagaagaagtatGCCcaagggctggaataaagagttgcctgagaaatatgcagttggtaagacctgtttaatttgcttagtgggaaccaggtcaccctgagcgagaaggggtagcacactaatttgcatatgatctgcatattgagaaccaggtcaccctgagtgagaagggggatatgacAACATGCACAACCGCGATGAGCGGGGCTTCTTGAGGACCCACAAAATTTACGTCATATATATGCGCACATCCACAGCCAATGCGCGAATACCTGGATCGTGAAATTAGAAGCTGATTCGTTTGTCTGTGTTCTTCCTCCCGCACGCCACAcgtcatatatatatacacttttcGAACACAGAGCCGCTGGTTTCACACTTGTCATAAAGGAGAGTGGCTTTCAAACAGTATAAAATAGCCATTcaagaggtttatttatttatttatttattttgccgtatttgtatcccacattttcccacccatttgcagcctcaatgtggcttacaatttgtcGTAATATCAATTATCATTAACAGATTAAGAAGCTCAGTATATTGTTACATGTAAGATGCGAAGAATAATAGGTAAATTAAGGTAAGTCAATAAATAACACATAACATAAAGTGAGATGAGGGTAAGTAAATACCTAATACATAACATATGAGTGAGATCAGGATGAGATACAATGATCAATAATGATATTGTGATTGAGGTAATCAAATTAAAAAAGGAAATCAGTATTGGTtgatttaggtgtagtttatgagTCAAGTCATTGTGAAGGTTAtatgattttattctttacaaaTCAAGGCTAACCATCTAGATGAAAAGAACAGGATTTTTTCTTCATTGACAATTGAACCTTTAACGAAATAATGCACCAGCTCAGTATTTTTCAATTAGTTCAGCTATTCTTCCCAAATTAGCCTCCCtgattactaagctgtgctagcagccgCTGGACGCTAATGACGATGGTAGTTTGGCCTACTGTTCTGTAGGATGCATTGCTGAGACTTGCTCAGCGgatggacataagtacataagtattgccatcaagcccagcatcctgtttccaacagtggccaatgcaggtcacaaatacctggcaagatcccaaaaaagctcaatacattttatgctacttatcccagaaatagcggattttccccaagtcaatttaataatgatctatggacttttcctttaggaagccgtccagaccctttttaaaccccgctaagctaaccacctcgGGCCTCATTCCCACTTTTCACTGTTAGTAAGATTACAATCTTACTGAAAAGATTGTGGACGTTGTCTTGTATTTTGGATAGTTGTCCGGCATAATGACAGATCCATCCTTCTCAAATAGTTGAACGGCTTGCCGAAATTCAGAATTATTTTGTCAATGAAGGCCCCTTTCCATCTCCTATGGGTGGTATTCGTTTCACTCCTGTTATAAAGAAGGCCACTGATTGTCTACATACGTTGCAGTTTGGTTTTAGACCTTTCCACTCAACAGAATCCATCCTATTGGCTATTGTGTTTGAGATATAATGGTAAATGAGCTATTTTGTTACAATTTAACTTGGCTGCTGCCTTTGATACACTCAGTTATGACATCTTGTAGTATATCTTCTCTTatcaacattcaaactataagaaatgtacctgttaacacgaaatgattatgtcataatcacactctgtaagccactttgagcctacaaataggtaggaaaaggtgggatacaaatgcaataaataaataaataaattgagttcaTTGGGAATCTCTGGTAAAGTGTCGTCTTGGATTGGAGAACTTCTTTTATGTTGATATTATCAAGTTAAAATGGCTGATCCCATTTCCACcttgtggagtaccccagggatcgaagagataaaagcagatcagtaaAGTATATATGAACTTTTATTCATGCAAATAGCAATCTCCTCATATCGCCCTacactggccatgtttcgcccaaaaagggctgcctcaggggctatcCTGTGGATTTAACTGGCAAACAAGTATGTAGAACGTCAGCCAACTGTTGATAGTGTCCACGttgaaaaaaaccagcacagatGTTATGGCAGATTTGAGCTCCTTGTAGTTAACAGAGTAGCGTGTACGAACTCCTCTCACTATCGCTGGAAAAAAATTTAACTTGACTGCTGCCTGATACACTCAATTATGACATCTTGTTGTATAAATTGAGTTCATTGGGAATCTCTGGTAAAGCGTCGTCTTGGATTGGAGAACTTCTTTTATGTTGATATTATCGAGTTAAAATGGCTGATCCCATTTCTACcttgtggagtaccccagggatcgTGTTCATCTATATGAAATCTTTTTGTGGTCATTTTCCTGTTTGGGGGGCTAAATTCTTTTCATTTGTTGACAATACGCTCCTGTTGATACCTGTTCATGACTTAGCATGGTTGACCTTATCGCCAATTTTCTCTTGCATTAGGAAGTTAGAAATGTTATGTTCTTCACATGGTTTTAAACTTAATAAGGATAAAACCAAGTTGCCCTGGTTAGATCGAGTGGGCAAGAAAATACCTTCAGATTTAACACTCCCCGATGGCTCCAGACTAAAGGTTGATAGAGCGTCAAAGATATTAGCTTTACATGTAGATACTTCATTATCATTAAAGCCTCATGCTGATGCAGTTTTAAAATCTACTTTTTATAAGTTGTATGGTTTAACAAGAATTTGTCCTTGCTTTGAGATGAAACGTTTTTCGATTCTGGTTCAAGCAGTGAtcctctctaaggggccctttttgttCACCCAATGCTTGTCAGTTTtcagttaccgcccagctaccgcgtggcccttgcggcagtggcatagccagacctgagattttgggtgggtccaAAGCTAATAAGGGTGGGCATTGTGTATATAGATATGAGTAGtgtgatactacaaaataatgccttagaatgcacttaaaGTTGGATTTCTAAGCAGTCTGccaaacagctgccctgcatcaacacaaccacatacatacttaatggaaaaattgatatttttaaatataattacattatcccatatcttaaaattgaccagacataagtctactacaaAGGCAAATCtctcaacacacatggcaggatcctgcaatataattacataggaaaaatgtattcaaattctgatagcacctcaataatatcaatacaaaatcccttcactgccaggtactttatGAAACCTGCAAAGAAGTTAGGGGAAGAAAAGGCAAGGATGTCAATTAATGGTGGTTCTCAGACATCACCAGGTATTGATAGATGGAGACAGAAGGAGATATTGCCTGGTTAAGTGCGTGAAGTCCTCCGTGCAATCTGATCCACTGTACATTGAAGTTCTACAAAAATACATAAGTGTCCTGTCAGCACTCCTATGTTAACCCTACACTGGAATGAATGAAACCCTTCCCGCCCCACGTCTTGCTTTCCTATGCTTCACATATAGAAACCATACGCTGACCAGGATGAATTGACCAACCATCTGTCACCCATAGACGCTAGAAGGAAGAGATATGACCTATTACAATAAAAGATCATAAGTCAGAAGACTTGATTATAAGTACAAGGCTCACCTTTGCTAGCAAATCCGCGTGTGTGACTTTAGGCCGGGAACTCGATTGAAGCCTTGCTGAACAACACCACTGCTGGCACGGCCGACTGACCGATGTGATGCAGCAGCACAGTATTGCAGTGCCACCACCGGGCCCCTCTTGTAGGCCGCacccggggaatcttgcccctctcAGCGGCCTTGCTCGCAGGTTCCATGCTAATAAACAATCAAGGCAGAGGCGCGGGACTGCggctctctgcctgccgctactgTTTCCTGTACCGATCCTGCCTCTTCTGAGGTAAACTTCCGGGCtggcacaggaagcagtagcggcaggcagagagccGCGGTCCCACACCTCTGCCTTGGTTATTAGCGAGGACACGGTGAGGTGCAACTGCAGGGATTGTTCTGCATGGCGATTGTTGTTTGATGTAAATCTGTTGCTGGACTAGAGGCACGGCTGCGAATGAAAGGCCGTGCAGCTGCAATTGGAGGGTTacaaaagactgggtgggcctgaacagaGATTGGCCCTGTTTcacactctctctcctccctccactcTCAGTTTCTACCCCCTtttacttcccttccctctccttctcacccacccacccactgacCTCACATGCCTTCCTGATCTTCTATTAGTAGAAGCCTAGAATCCTGCATGAGTATAGCTGGTGTCTCTTTCATTTGTGGATCCTGGAAAACCCCATCAGCTTTTCTGATGACCCCAcacatgaattaaaaaaaaaatctttctaggGTCAAATcatctgtgggggagggggagtatagTGTGTTAGAAAAAAAATAGCTCTGTGTGCTGTAATTTGAGTGGGGCTGGATTCAAGCCTAAACAACACAGGTATGTGGCTAGGGGTGCCTCATTCTGAAGGTGTGCAAAAAGTGGGGCTTAGGAccccccctctcttcattccATGAGGGACTCCCCTCCACATCAATCCTCTGCCTATGGAGACAATAACACAGTAAAACCCCAAAGGTGACTAGGACCTATCTTATGTTTGGATAGGATTACTGTGAACCGACCTGAAATCTAATCGGCAAACATACTGGGACAGCTAATAGAGCTTagctcttttccctttcctctgaTGCACCGCTTCTTCCCTTCAACTCCTCCTAAAATGTTAtctgtttatttgttacatttgtatcccacattttcccacctatttgtaggctcagtgtggcttacatggtaccagagaggcatttgcagactccagtgtaaacaaatacaaagtgatgattgtggtaagataaagttcatgtggcacagccacactagggaatcgtacaacgaaaGTGTTGTGTTATGTCCTTTACGTATTTTAGTATTAGTGTGTTGTAGAAATTGGCATTTATGTttggttggtagggtatgcctttttgaacaggttagtttttaatgatttccggaagtttaggttaTCATTATTCCTTCCCTAAATTCACACTTCGGTCACTCAGAGCCAGGTTCAGATTTTACTGACCTCATTATGACTCCTTTTTGTATGCTTATTcgaattttggttttgtagtttatGATTATTGTATCGTAAATTGCTTTGATCTTTTAATATGTTTAGCatatggtttctgcttttcttagaGTTCCTAGGCATGACCATATATCTCCTTTgcaagaataatttttaaaatgttacttTGTTTTTAAGATTTTAGAGGGCTTCTGCCCATCCAAATTAACTTCATTACTCTCACTA carries:
- the LOC115464601 gene encoding putative nuclease HARBI1 produces the protein MSDRKIVDDYRLSRTAIYELYHEIRDDIDPTTARSHAVPGLVQLLIVLQFFATGTFQQVLGGVLHALKTCDHKHISFPTGEEEQRRIKRDFHKIARMPNVLGAIDCTHVAFTPPVDQEMQFRNRKMGYSLNVQAVCDANLRILDVVSRYPGSYHNSYILFNSALGKKFAEGQFRKGWLLGDAGYGSKTWLLTPLATPRSEAEKRYNESHISTRCTIERTFGVLKSRFRCLHISGGSLQYSPDKVADIVTVCCMLHNNALKHHLAIEIVVPPEVNITPLDRGSDVTRGNAVSCQLIQEYFSRGPEPV